One genomic segment of Thermodesulfobacterium sp. TA1 includes these proteins:
- a CDS encoding indolepyruvate oxidoreductase subunit beta — MKKIKGLVVGVGGQGIVLFTRVLGEACLKANLPIIVSEVHGMAQRGGVVESSICLFGKSPYTSEGEADFIVAFEPAEALRFVQRAKKDTKFLISKNPVLPLAVKEGLSTYPDLTPLFEEISSYFNHIFFIPGEELAKEAGSTKALNMVMLGAATALELFPIDKEALVSAMIALLPEKLHQVNLKAFDLGFNYIKSLD; from the coding sequence ATGAAAAAGATAAAAGGTTTGGTGGTAGGTGTAGGTGGACAGGGTATTGTTCTTTTTACGAGGGTTTTAGGAGAGGCTTGTTTGAAGGCCAACCTTCCTATCATCGTTTCTGAGGTCCATGGGATGGCTCAAAGAGGAGGTGTGGTTGAAAGCTCTATTTGTCTGTTTGGGAAAAGTCCTTATACCTCAGAAGGAGAGGCAGACTTTATCGTAGCCTTTGAACCTGCTGAGGCTTTAAGGTTTGTCCAAAGAGCTAAAAAGGATACCAAATTTTTGATAAGCAAAAATCCTGTGTTACCTTTGGCTGTTAAAGAAGGATTGTCTACCTATCCAGACCTAACCCCCTTGTTTGAAGAGATATCTTCTTACTTTAACCACATCTTCTTTATCCCTGGAGAAGAATTGGCTAAAGAAGCTGGGTCTACTAAAGCCCTAAACATGGTGATGTTAGGCGCAGCTACAGCCTTAGAACTATTTCCTATAGATAAAGAGGCCTTAGTTTCTGCCATGATAGCACTTTTACCTGAAAAACTTCATCAGGTAAACCTAAAGGCCTTTGATTTAGGTTTTAACTATATAAAATCTTTGGATTAA
- a CDS encoding peptidylprolyl isomerase codes for MKKCLLLCVLVLMFVWGRQIGYGAEAKVLAEVGPYKLYEEEVEKVLNQDPQVQELIKSSPGAKEQIKKTLVERWITLSLLGLAAKDEGLDKTPEVQRELANIEKQVLAQKYLKAKLAGIKVSEEELKSYYEKNKERYVEPEAVELKHILVYLSPKAKKEEEEKALKKANQIRAQLLKGAKFEDLAKAYSDDTQSKNQGGSLGIIKKGETDPQFEAKIFSLNPGEISQPIRSNYGYHLIKVVKKIPAKTLTFEEAKPLVERDLIEEKEEVLMKDLIQKLSQKYTPKIY; via the coding sequence ATGAAAAAGTGCTTATTGTTATGTGTTTTGGTTTTGATGTTTGTTTGGGGTAGACAAATCGGTTATGGAGCAGAAGCTAAGGTTTTAGCAGAGGTTGGTCCTTATAAGCTTTATGAGGAAGAGGTAGAGAAAGTACTTAATCAGGACCCTCAGGTTCAGGAACTTATCAAGTCTTCTCCAGGGGCTAAGGAACAGATTAAGAAAACTTTGGTAGAAAGATGGATAACCTTAAGTTTATTAGGCCTTGCAGCCAAGGATGAAGGATTGGATAAAACTCCAGAGGTGCAGAGAGAACTTGCAAACATAGAAAAACAAGTATTGGCTCAAAAGTATTTAAAAGCTAAGCTTGCAGGAATCAAGGTGTCTGAAGAAGAATTAAAAAGCTATTATGAAAAGAATAAAGAAAGATATGTAGAGCCTGAGGCAGTTGAACTAAAACATATATTGGTTTATCTATCCCCTAAAGCTAAAAAAGAAGAGGAAGAAAAGGCGCTTAAAAAAGCTAATCAAATCAGAGCCCAGCTGCTTAAAGGGGCTAAGTTTGAAGATTTGGCTAAAGCTTATTCAGATGACACCCAATCTAAGAACCAGGGAGGAAGTCTGGGGATTATAAAAAAAGGTGAAACCGACCCACAGTTTGAGGCGAAAATTTTTAGTCTTAACCCCGGAGAAATAAGCCAGCCTATTAGGTCTAACTATGGATACCACCTTATTAAGGTGGTAAAAAAGATACCTGCTAAAACTTTAACTTTTGAAGAGGCCAAACCCTTAGTGGAAAGAGATTTAATAGAAGAAAAGGAAGAGGTTTTGATGAAAGACTTGATCCAAAAACTTTCTCAAAAATATACCCCTAAGATATATTAA
- a CDS encoding lytic transglycosylase domain-containing protein: MKSIFHFFGCRFLSLVISTLIFNIIFWFLSGFSLAHIYRCKDPETGEEFFTNSQKFLSTVSCQLVLKERPKILKNLSFKPSGTNFSFYTKVPSEYEEWFERIGRAFSLDPALLKAIAKVESSFNPRAVSPKGAMGIMQLMPQTARLVGVEDPYHPLENLKGGAKYLRMLLDEFQDLTLALAAYNAGPEKVKTYRGIPPYPETQNYVKNVLYYYSLFKR, encoded by the coding sequence ATGAAGTCTATTTTCCATTTTTTTGGGTGTAGATTTTTAAGTTTGGTAATTTCTACTTTAATTTTTAATATAATCTTTTGGTTTTTATCTGGTTTTTCTCTAGCTCATATCTACCGATGTAAAGACCCTGAAACCGGTGAAGAGTTTTTTACCAACTCTCAAAAGTTTTTATCTACTGTTTCTTGTCAACTTGTGCTTAAAGAACGTCCTAAAATTTTAAAAAATCTTTCTTTTAAACCCTCAGGGACTAATTTTTCTTTTTATACTAAAGTGCCGTCTGAATATGAAGAATGGTTCGAAAGGATAGGGCGTGCCTTTTCTTTAGACCCTGCCCTTCTTAAGGCCATTGCTAAGGTTGAGTCTTCCTTTAATCCAAGGGCTGTATCTCCTAAAGGTGCGATGGGTATCATGCAGCTTATGCCTCAAACTGCAAGACTGGTTGGGGTTGAAGATCCATATCATCCTTTAGAAAACCTTAAAGGTGGTGCCAAATACTTAAGGATGCTTCTTGATGAGTTTCAAGACCTTACTTTAGCCCTTGCAGCCTACAATGCTGGACCTGAGAAAGTAAAAACTTATCGAGGTATACCTCCTTATCCAGAAACCCAAAACTATGTAAAAAACGTGTTATACTATTATTCACTTTTTAAACGTTAA
- a CDS encoding thiamine pyrophosphate-dependent enzyme — protein MHPILKGENCKKFLLGNEAIVRAAVESCLQVGAAYPGTPSSEIGNNLFQLQKDLAGLYFEFAVNEKVAMEIVGAASACGLRSLTCMKHVGLNVASDAFMTLAYVGVEGGLVVVTADDPSCHSSQNEQDNRYYAKLAQVPMFEAYNPQTAYLLTKEAFSLSERFKLPVVLRTTTRVSHARGQVEVETVPFDFYQTFKKGFFKKDPFRFVPVPAVARKQHKLLLEKLEEMQNLASSFSLNQFIPKGKLGVCASGVAVNYVLDALEDLGLIEDVSLLILTFTHPFPEKLALDFLSQVETCVVVEELEPYLEDNLKVISYTHGLKTKILGKKEKLLPRYFEFTPTQVKEALAKAFNIKGFKIEVPPFDFSTKLPARPPVLCPGCPHRETYKLIKEVLQEMGIEEHTIYPTDIGCYTLGIQPPINMADYLLCMGSSVGTPCGFDVATDQRVVAFIGDSTFFHAGLSPLVNAKFNKHNFTLVVLDNDTTAMTGHQPVPSQTIKSPIIQDHPIIPIKKIVDALDIPCVEINPYKKEEAKELIQPLFEKRELSVIISKAPCILYKTKSQKGS, from the coding sequence ATGCATCCTATTTTAAAGGGAGAAAACTGTAAAAAATTTCTGTTAGGCAATGAAGCCATCGTGAGAGCAGCCGTAGAAAGTTGTCTCCAGGTAGGGGCTGCTTATCCAGGGACTCCTTCTTCAGAAATAGGAAACAATCTTTTTCAGCTACAAAAAGACTTAGCTGGGCTTTATTTTGAGTTTGCGGTAAACGAAAAGGTAGCGATGGAAATCGTAGGAGCTGCTTCTGCCTGTGGTTTAAGGAGCCTTACCTGTATGAAACACGTAGGGTTAAATGTGGCAAGTGATGCTTTTATGACCTTAGCTTATGTAGGGGTGGAAGGTGGATTGGTAGTGGTTACCGCAGATGATCCTTCTTGTCATTCCAGTCAAAACGAGCAAGACAACCGTTATTATGCAAAGCTTGCTCAAGTGCCAATGTTTGAAGCTTATAACCCTCAAACCGCTTATCTTCTAACCAAAGAAGCCTTTTCTCTTTCTGAAAGGTTTAAATTGCCTGTGGTCTTAAGGACTACCACCAGGGTATCCCATGCCAGAGGGCAGGTAGAAGTAGAAACCGTGCCTTTTGATTTTTATCAAACCTTTAAAAAAGGATTTTTTAAAAAAGATCCTTTCAGGTTTGTCCCTGTGCCTGCAGTAGCCAGAAAACAACACAAACTTCTTTTAGAAAAATTAGAGGAGATGCAAAACTTAGCAAGTTCCTTTAGTCTTAATCAGTTCATACCTAAAGGAAAACTTGGGGTATGTGCTTCAGGGGTTGCGGTTAACTATGTATTAGATGCATTAGAAGACCTGGGTTTAATAGAAGATGTCTCTTTACTTATACTTACCTTTACCCATCCTTTCCCTGAAAAATTAGCCTTAGATTTTCTCTCTCAAGTAGAAACCTGTGTGGTGGTTGAAGAGCTTGAACCTTATTTGGAAGACAATTTGAAGGTAATATCTTATACCCATGGACTTAAGACTAAAATCTTAGGTAAGAAAGAGAAACTTTTACCCAGATATTTTGAGTTTACCCCTACCCAGGTCAAAGAAGCCTTGGCTAAGGCTTTTAACATAAAAGGTTTTAAAATCGAGGTTCCTCCTTTTGATTTTTCAACCAAACTTCCTGCAAGACCTCCGGTTCTCTGTCCGGGTTGTCCTCACAGAGAAACCTATAAGTTAATAAAAGAAGTTTTACAAGAGATGGGTATAGAGGAACATACCATCTATCCTACTGACATAGGCTGCTATACCTTAGGAATTCAACCTCCTATAAACATGGCAGACTATCTTCTTTGTATGGGCTCAAGCGTAGGTACCCCTTGTGGGTTTGATGTCGCTACTGACCAAAGGGTGGTAGCCTTTATCGGAGATTCTACTTTTTTCCATGCTGGGCTTTCTCCTTTGGTTAACGCTAAGTTTAACAAACATAACTTTACTTTAGTGGTTCTTGACAACGACACCACCGCTATGACCGGGCATCAGCCTGTGCCTTCTCAAACGATAAAATCTCCTATTATCCAAGACCATCCAATCATACCTATTAAAAAAATCGTAGATGCCCTTGATATCCCTTGCGTAGAAATCAATCCTTATAAAAAGGAAGAGGCAAAAGAGCTTATCCAGCCGTTGTTTGAAAAAAGAGAGCTTTCGGTAATTATTTCTAAAGCCCCTTGTATTTTATACAAAACAAAATCTCAAAAAGGGAGTTAA
- a CDS encoding ribonuclease H-like domain-containing protein — protein MLELKGIIDREALSLVDLCLLCAKKTSSLLFLDIETEGLSKEKNDITLIGIYTQGKYLPFIKGFNLERSLSLLKASPVWVTFGGERFDLPFIKKRFSDLSMPVVHLDLYILSSFVGLKGGLKKIEKALGINRETDGMNGYDAVKLWQRWIEAKDKRALRKLILYNKEDVVNLKKIFEYVVNKLVEQKGEGQKGGGKDEVNRLVAF, from the coding sequence ATGTTAGAACTGAAAGGCATAATAGATAGAGAAGCCTTAAGTTTAGTAGATCTTTGTCTTCTTTGTGCTAAAAAGACCTCTTCTTTGTTGTTTTTAGACATAGAAACCGAGGGATTATCTAAGGAAAAAAACGACATAACCCTAATAGGGATTTACACCCAAGGGAAATATTTACCTTTTATTAAAGGGTTTAATTTAGAGCGTTCTCTTTCTCTTCTTAAGGCTTCTCCTGTATGGGTTACTTTTGGCGGAGAAAGATTTGATCTTCCTTTTATTAAAAAACGCTTCTCTGATCTTTCTATGCCGGTTGTTCATTTAGACTTGTATATTCTTTCTAGTTTTGTAGGTTTAAAAGGAGGGTTAAAAAAGATAGAAAAAGCTTTAGGAATAAATCGAGAGACAGACGGTATGAATGGATATGATGCGGTAAAATTATGGCAAAGATGGATAGAAGCTAAAGACAAAAGGGCTTTAAGAAAACTTATTCTTTACAACAAAGAAGATGTAGTAAATCTAAAAAAAATTTTTGAATATGTAGTTAACAAGCTTGTTGAGCAAAAAGGTGAAGGGCAAAAGGGAGGTGGAAAAGATGAGGTCAACCGTTTGGTGGCATTTTAG
- a CDS encoding glucose-1-phosphate thymidylyltransferase, which translates to MIKLVDFFEDLVKEKIASLFEGSYPWEALKALKTFLNDIVPSLPKEVPLNLPLPETLLLTEEGEVLSFKELEKGEDGFYFKGEKVEGALLMAGAFLSSEKIYFEKGVKVEPFAIIQGPAYFSQGTEVRQGAYVRGSVYTGVGCVIGHTTEVKNSIFLSQAKAAHFAYVGDSILGAQVNLGAGTKLANLKFNKKEIIFTIEGEVIKTGLKKLGAILGDGCQTGCNSVLQPGTILGKFSFVFPARVAGPGFFGPFTKIK; encoded by the coding sequence ATGATTAAATTAGTAGATTTTTTTGAAGACTTAGTAAAAGAAAAGATAGCCTCTCTTTTTGAAGGGTCTTATCCTTGGGAAGCCTTAAAAGCTTTAAAGACCTTTTTAAACGATATTGTGCCTTCTCTTCCTAAGGAGGTTCCTTTAAACTTGCCCTTGCCGGAAACTCTTTTGCTTACTGAAGAAGGAGAGGTTCTTTCTTTTAAAGAGTTAGAGAAGGGCGAAGATGGTTTTTATTTTAAAGGAGAAAAGGTGGAAGGAGCCCTTCTTATGGCAGGTGCCTTTTTATCCAGTGAAAAAATCTATTTTGAAAAAGGGGTGAAGGTTGAGCCCTTTGCCATCATCCAAGGGCCTGCCTATTTTTCGCAAGGGACAGAGGTTAGGCAAGGGGCTTATGTGAGAGGAAGCGTTTATACCGGGGTGGGTTGTGTGATAGGGCATACCACCGAGGTAAAAAATTCTATCTTTTTGTCTCAAGCTAAGGCTGCTCATTTTGCTTATGTAGGGGACAGCATTCTCGGGGCTCAAGTTAATCTTGGTGCAGGCACAAAATTAGCTAACCTAAAGTTTAACAAAAAAGAAATCATCTTTACGATAGAAGGGGAGGTTATAAAGACAGGTCTTAAAAAATTAGGAGCTATTTTAGGGGATGGTTGTCAGACTGGTTGTAATTCTGTTTTGCAACCAGGAACGATTTTAGGAAAGTTTTCTTTTGTTTTCCCAGCACGGGTGGCTGGACCAGGTTTTTTTGGTCCTTTTACTAAAATAAAATAG